Proteins from a genomic interval of Medicago truncatula cultivar Jemalong A17 chromosome 3, MtrunA17r5.0-ANR, whole genome shotgun sequence:
- the LOC11406841 gene encoding amino acid transporter AVT1I produces the protein MEGEGDKWQRCDEDISLNVPLLTEHEGNQISGSGPNDNILTTSFLKTCFNGLNALTGVGILSVPYALASGGWLSLLLLFSIAAGAFYSGILMKRCMEKNSNIKTYPEIGELAFGKIGRLIVSISMYTELYLVSTGFLILEGDNLSNLFPIEEFQVFGLSIRAKQFFVILVALSILPTVWLDDLSLLSYVSASGVFASAIIILSISWTAAFDGVGVHQKGDIVKWNGIPTAVSLYAFCYCAHPVFPTLYTSMKNKHQFSNVLIVCFILTTVMYASMAIIGYLMFGSKVESQVTLNLPLNKISSRIAIYTTLVNPISKFALMATPITNALKDFLPRTYKNNRVTNIVVSTVLVISNVIVALSVPFFGSLMALVGAFLSVTASILLPCFCYLKISGSYRTFGFETVAIVVIILIGIVMGIYGTYTSVVEILQNL, from the exons ATGGAAGGAGAAGGTGATAAGTGGCAGAGGTGTGATGAAGATATCTCTCTGAATGTTCCTCTTTTAACAGAACATGAAGGAAACCAAATTTCTGGTAGCGGTCCCAACGACAATATTCTTACCACTTCTTTCCTTAAAACTTGTTTCAATGGTCTCAATGCTTTAACAG GTGTTGGAATTCTATCAGTTCCATATGCATTAGCCTCAGGAGGATGGTTAAGTctattacttttattttctattgcaGCAGGAGCATTTTATTCAGGCATATTAATGAAAAGATGCATGGAAAAAAATTCCAACATAAAAACCTATCCTGAAATAGGTGAACTTGCATTTGGAAAAATAGGAAGATTAATAGTATCAATATCAATGTACACAGAACTCTATTTAGTTTCAACTGGGTTCTTGATTCTTGAAGGAGACAATTTGAGTAACTTATTCCCAATTGAAGAGTTTCAAGTCTTTGGTTTATCAATTAGGGCAAAGCAATTTTTTGTGATATTGGTAGCTCTTAGTATTTTGCCAACAGTTTGGTTAGATGATTTGAGTTTGCTTTCTTATGTATCTGCAAGTGGTGTGTTTGCTTCTgctattattattttgtcaataTCATGGACTGCTGCATTTGATGGAGTTGGTGTTCATCAAAAGGGTGATATTGTGAAGTGGAATGGGATACCTACTGCTGTTAGCTTGTATGCTTTTTGTTATTGTGCTCATCCAGTTTTCCCTACTCTTTACACCTCCATGAAGAACAAACATCAATTCTCTAAT GTCTTAATTGTATGCTTTATATTAACCACAGTAATGTATGCATCAATGGCTATAATTGGTTACTTAATGTTTGGTTCAAAAGTTGAATCACAAGTAACATTAAACTTACCACTAAACAAAATAAGTTCAAGAATAGCAATATACACAACCTTGGTGAATCCAATCTCAAAATTTGCTTTGATGGCAACACCAATTACAAATGCTTTGAAAGATTTTCTTCCAAGGACATACAAGAATAATAGAGTGACCAATATCGTTGTGAGTACTGTTCTTGTAATTAGCAATGTTATTGTTGCATTGAGTGTTCCATTTTTTGGGTCTCTCATGGCACTTGTTGGAGCATTTCTAAGTGTCACTGCTTCTATTTTGCTTCCATGTTTTTGTTACTTGAAGATTTCTGGAAGTTATAGGACATTTGGGTTTGAGACAGTGGCAATAGTGgtaataatattaataggtatagTAATGGGAATATATGGGACATATACTTCAGTTGTtgaaatattacaaaatttgtAA